From the genome of Pseudomonadota bacterium:
GGCCGGTGGAATTGATATCATGCTTACAGATTTAAAGATGCCTGATATGAGTGGACTGGAATTGTTGCAGCAGGCAAAAAACAAGACACCTTCTCTCAATGTAGTGATGATCACCGGCCAGGGAAGCGTTGATGATGCCGTTACGGCGATGAAACAGGGAGCTGAAGATTACCTGACTAAACCGGTTAATATTGATGAATTGGAGATAATTCTGGAACGTATCTGGGATAAAATTTCTCTGCTTCACCAGAATCTGGCCTGGCGGGCTTCATGGCAAAAACAATTCAGTCGGGAAGGTTTTATCGGCCGGACTCCACAGATGGAGCGGCTTTTTCATACCATTCAGGAAGTGGCGGCGACTTCCGCCACTGTTCTCATTGAAGGAGAAACCGGGACTGGAAAGGAACTGGTTGCAAGTTCGCTGCATGCACTAAGCCTGAGGGCTGATAAACCGTTAGTTGCGGTTAACTGTGCGGCCCTTACTGAAGGCTTGTTGGAGAGTGAATTATTTGGTCATGTGCGTGGGGCCTTTACCGGAGCGATAAAAGATAAGCGGGGGAAGTTCGCCCTTGCCGATGGTGGAACACTTTTCCTCGACGAGATTGGGGAAATGCCGTTTACGATCCAGGCAAAATTGTTGCGGGTTCTGGTGTCGGGAGAGTATCAGCGGGTTGGAGGTGAACAAACCCATTATGCGGATGTCCGGATTATCGCG
Proteins encoded in this window:
- a CDS encoding sigma-54 dependent transcriptional regulator codes for the protein MDKPRILVVDDEPRAVAGLVSLLQHDGYPAEGLSNPRKALERLQAGGIDIMLTDLKMPDMSGLELLQQAKNKTPSLNVVMITGQGSVDDAVTAMKQGAEDYLTKPVNIDELEIILERIWDKISLLHQNLAWRASWQKQFSREGFIGRTPQMERLFHTIQEVAATSATVLIEGETGTGKELVASSLHALSLRADKPLVAVNCAALTEGLLESELFGHVRGAFTGAIKDKRGKFALADGGTLFLDEIGEMPFTIQAKLLRVLVSGEYQRVGGEQTHYADVRIIAATNKKLRQEVEQGRFREDLYYRLNVVFISLPLLCERLDDIPLLVKYFIDQAASGNRHLPLYPDADVYRLLQSYSWPGNVRELENIIERALIYAKGRP